The following are encoded together in the Candidatus Methylomirabilota bacterium genome:
- the carB gene encoding carbamoyl phosphate synthase large subunit (four CarB-CarA dimers form the carbamoyl phosphate synthetase holoenzyme that catalyzes the production of carbamoyl phosphate; CarB is responsible for the amidotransferase activity), producing MPKRTDIRKILLIGSGPIVIGQACEFDYSGTQACKALREEGFEVVLINSNPATIMTDPEMADRTYIEPLTPEFVAKVIERERPQAMLPTVGGQTALNLAVTLAEDGTLDRFGVELIGAKLPAIK from the coding sequence GTGCCCAAGCGGACCGATATCCGGAAGATCCTGCTGATCGGCTCCGGGCCCATCGTCATCGGCCAGGCCTGCGAGTTCGACTACTCGGGCACCCAGGCCTGCAAGGCGCTGCGGGAAGAAGGGTTCGAGGTCGTCCTGATCAACTCGAACCCCGCGACCATCATGACCGACCCTGAGATGGCGGACCGCACCTACATCGAGCCGCTCACGCCGGAGTTCGTCGCCAAGGTCATCGAGCGCGAGCGCCCCCAGGCCATGCTGCCGACGGTGGGCGGCCAGACGGCGCTCAATCTCGCGGTGACGCTGGCGGAGGACGGCACGCTCGACCGCTTCGGCGTCGAGCTGATCGGCGCCAAGCTGCCCGCCATCAAGA